The following proteins are encoded in a genomic region of Gemmatimonadota bacterium:
- a CDS encoding YebC/PmpR family DNA-binding transcriptional regulator, translating to MAGHSKWAQIKRKKAANDAKRGKMFTKLIRELTVAARAGGPDPDANPRLRLAVDTAKAANMPNENIDRAIARGSGDLEGVEYQEIVYEGYGPGGVALYIETLTDNTNRTVAGVRHALEKHGGNLGQAGSVAWQFDRKGQILIDATRHDEDLVMLAALEAGAEDVEAAGDVLVVTTEFADLHAVSESLAAQGLECETPEPTMVAKATVAVSGAEAERLLRLVDALEDLDDVQRVHSNADVDEATAAAAS from the coding sequence GTGGCCGGCCACAGCAAGTGGGCCCAGATCAAGCGCAAGAAGGCCGCAAACGACGCCAAGCGCGGCAAGATGTTCACGAAGCTGATCCGTGAGCTCACGGTGGCGGCGCGGGCGGGCGGCCCCGATCCGGACGCGAATCCGCGCTTGCGGCTGGCGGTCGACACCGCCAAGGCCGCGAACATGCCGAACGAAAACATCGACCGGGCGATCGCCCGGGGCTCGGGCGACCTGGAGGGCGTCGAGTACCAGGAGATCGTCTACGAGGGGTACGGTCCGGGCGGCGTGGCTCTCTACATCGAGACGCTGACGGACAACACCAACCGCACCGTCGCAGGGGTTCGCCACGCGCTCGAAAAGCACGGAGGCAACCTGGGTCAGGCCGGTTCGGTCGCCTGGCAGTTCGACCGCAAGGGGCAGATCCTCATCGACGCGACGCGCCACGACGAAGACCTGGTGATGCTGGCCGCCCTGGAGGCCGGCGCCGAAGACGTCGAAGCCGCCGGGGACGTGCTCGTGGTCACCACCGAGTTCGCGGACCTCCACGCCGTGAGCGAGTCGCTCGCGGCTCAGGGCCTGGAGTGCGAGACGCCGGAGCCGACGATGGTGGCGAAGGCCACCGTGGCGGTTTCCGGGGCGGAGGCCGAGCGCCTGCTGCGGCTCGTGGACGCGCTCGAGGACCTCGACGACGTCCAGCGGGTCCACTCCAACGCGGACGTTGACGAAGCCACCGCGGCGGCCGCGTCTTGA
- a CDS encoding DUF3465 domain-containing protein codes for MKPRTARGLALVLAALALWLVADRREDTGAPPPQVIEALFERGASGVFVEALGVVDRLLPDDNSGSRHQRFVVRLASGHTVLISHNIDLAPRVENLAAGDSVSFLGEYEWNERGGVIHWTHHDPDGRRAGGWVRAHGREYR; via the coding sequence GTGAAGCCTCGCACCGCGCGCGGCCTGGCACTGGTCCTGGCCGCGCTTGCGCTGTGGCTCGTCGCCGACCGGCGCGAGGACACCGGCGCGCCGCCGCCGCAGGTCATCGAGGCGCTCTTCGAACGAGGGGCGTCCGGGGTCTTCGTGGAGGCCTTGGGTGTCGTGGACCGGCTGCTCCCCGATGACAACTCGGGCTCGCGCCATCAGCGCTTCGTGGTGCGCCTCGCGTCCGGGCACACGGTCCTGATCAGCCACAACATCGACCTGGCTCCACGCGTCGAGAACCTGGCCGCGGGAGACTCCGTCAGCTTCCTGGGCGAGTACGAGTGGAACGAGCGCGGCGGCGTCATCCACTGGACGCATCACGACCCGGACGGCCGACGCGCCGGCGGCTGGGTGCGCGCGCACGGCCGCGAGTACCGGTAG
- a CDS encoding peptidase S9 — translation MPHARHHVARRASLLVLAALTVAPAALAAQYFGRNKVQYDDFDFQVIRADHWDIHYYPEEEEAVRDASRMAERWYDRISGLLDHDFRVKKPVILYANHPDFQQTNTTSGFIGEGTGGFTEGLKDRLVMPLTGIYGSSDHVLGHEIVHVFQYDMAGAGVGGPGLTSLLRLPLWVVEGMAEYLSVGRYDPHTAMWLRDALLRNDLPDLGRLTTDPNFFPYRFGQAFWAWVGGTYGDEAVGRIYRASLREGPGAAFQKVLGLDAGTLSDMWITSIRRDYLPEISGRELPREVGRRVLAADLDAGEMNVGPVLSPDGSRVAFLSEIDLFSISIFVADAETGRVIKRIASSDTDQHIDALSFLESTGTWSPDGSQFAFVVIADGDHQLAVADVERGSFERRITVPGVTAMRDPAWSPDGRHIAVTGVEGGISDLYVIDVETGEARQITDDRFADIHAAWSPDGRTIAFVSDRGPQTDFQRLAYGNMRLAFADVESGDVTMLELFEQAKHINPQYSPDGSELYFISDRGGFSDIYRYEFGTQKVFQVTRIATGVSGITALAPALTVAPRNGRVMFSVFEDGGYQVNALEGDATRGVEVDPAAPAPTRAGLLPPMDAEGSGVIDLYLNDPEFGLPETPDDFPLDQYNSGLALDYVGSSGVGVGVDRFGTGLAGAAAGFFSDLLGNHQMAVAIQANGGVKDVGGQAQYLNRSNRWVWGGGLSHIPFLTSFGTTFVQGVDGNNDGVPDLNGSTFSQLLLRVFSDQVSLVTQYPFSVTNRLEFGVGYSRLAYDFEVREIGAAGSTIIFDRTRSVEPEEIGLESFPTALNTVEASAAYVGDYSFFGFTSPIRGGRYRIEAGATTGDVSFATGLIDYRRYFFDNPVTFAVRGLTFGRYGGDANSSQLQSLNVGTETLVRGYAVESFDPDLECTDTAVSFCEEFDALHGSKIVVGNVEARLALFGVEQLGLIAASFLPTELFLFADGGYAWTGDLSPDVDDPLNDNPFFRNLVDVDREPVFSIGAGTRVNLFGFFIGEVYYALPFQRPEKGGHFGFVLSPGW, via the coding sequence ATGCCTCATGCTCGGCATCATGTCGCGCGACGCGCGTCCTTGCTGGTCCTTGCCGCGCTCACCGTCGCGCCCGCGGCGCTGGCGGCCCAGTACTTCGGCCGCAACAAGGTCCAATACGACGACTTCGACTTCCAGGTGATCAGAGCCGATCACTGGGATATCCACTATTACCCGGAAGAAGAAGAAGCCGTCCGCGACGCTTCGAGGATGGCCGAGCGCTGGTACGATCGCATCTCGGGTCTGCTGGATCACGACTTCCGCGTCAAGAAGCCGGTCATCCTGTACGCCAACCACCCCGACTTTCAGCAGACGAATACGACGAGCGGGTTCATCGGCGAGGGCACCGGCGGCTTCACTGAAGGCCTGAAGGATCGGCTCGTTATGCCGCTGACGGGCATATACGGCAGCAGCGACCACGTGCTGGGGCACGAGATCGTGCACGTCTTCCAGTACGACATGGCGGGCGCGGGCGTGGGCGGGCCGGGGCTGACGTCGTTGCTGCGCCTGCCCCTGTGGGTGGTCGAGGGGATGGCCGAGTACCTGTCGGTCGGGCGCTACGATCCGCACACGGCCATGTGGCTGCGCGACGCGCTGCTGCGCAACGACCTGCCGGACCTGGGCCGGCTCACCACGGATCCCAACTTCTTCCCGTACCGCTTCGGGCAGGCGTTCTGGGCCTGGGTGGGCGGCACCTACGGCGACGAGGCGGTGGGCCGCATCTACAGGGCATCCCTCAGAGAGGGTCCCGGCGCGGCCTTCCAGAAGGTGCTCGGGCTGGACGCCGGCACGCTTTCGGACATGTGGATCACGTCCATCCGCCGCGACTACCTGCCGGAGATCTCCGGCCGGGAGCTGCCCCGCGAGGTGGGGCGCCGCGTGCTCGCCGCCGACCTCGACGCGGGCGAGATGAACGTCGGCCCGGTGCTCAGCCCCGACGGCAGCCGCGTGGCTTTCCTGTCCGAGATCGACCTCTTCAGCATCAGCATCTTCGTGGCCGACGCCGAGACCGGCCGGGTCATCAAGCGCATCGCCAGCTCGGACACCGACCAGCACATCGACGCCCTGAGCTTCCTGGAGTCCACGGGCACGTGGTCGCCCGACGGCTCGCAGTTCGCGTTCGTGGTGATCGCCGATGGCGACCATCAACTGGCCGTGGCGGACGTCGAGCGCGGCAGCTTCGAGCGCCGCATCACGGTGCCCGGCGTGACCGCCATGCGCGACCCGGCGTGGTCGCCGGACGGCCGCCACATCGCGGTGACCGGCGTCGAGGGCGGTATCAGCGACCTGTACGTGATCGACGTGGAGACGGGCGAGGCGCGCCAGATCACCGACGACCGCTTCGCCGACATCCACGCCGCCTGGTCGCCGGACGGGCGCACCATCGCGTTCGTGAGCGACCGCGGCCCGCAGACCGACTTCCAGCGGCTCGCCTACGGCAACATGCGGCTCGCGTTCGCCGACGTGGAGAGCGGCGACGTGACGATGCTCGAGCTGTTCGAGCAGGCCAAGCACATCAACCCGCAGTACTCGCCGGACGGCTCCGAGCTGTACTTCATCTCGGACCGGGGCGGCTTCAGCGACATATACCGGTACGAGTTCGGCACGCAGAAGGTCTTCCAGGTCACGCGCATCGCCACCGGCGTCAGCGGCATCACCGCGCTCGCGCCTGCGTTGACTGTGGCGCCCCGCAACGGCCGGGTCATGTTCTCGGTCTTCGAGGATGGCGGCTACCAGGTGAACGCGCTGGAGGGCGACGCCACGCGGGGGGTGGAGGTGGACCCGGCCGCGCCCGCGCCCACCCGCGCGGGGCTGCTGCCGCCCATGGACGCCGAAGGCAGCGGCGTCATCGACCTCTACCTGAACGATCCGGAGTTCGGCCTGCCCGAGACGCCCGATGACTTCCCGCTCGACCAGTACAACTCCGGACTGGCCCTGGACTACGTGGGCAGCTCCGGCGTCGGCGTGGGCGTGGACCGCTTCGGCACCGGGCTGGCGGGCGCCGCGGCGGGCTTCTTCAGCGACCTGCTGGGCAACCACCAGATGGCGGTCGCCATCCAGGCGAACGGCGGCGTGAAGGACGTCGGCGGCCAGGCTCAGTACCTGAACCGCTCCAACCGCTGGGTCTGGGGCGGCGGGTTGTCCCACATCCCGTTCCTGACTTCCTTCGGCACGACGTTCGTCCAGGGCGTCGACGGGAACAACGACGGCGTGCCCGACCTGAATGGGAGTACGTTCTCGCAGCTCCTGCTGCGGGTGTTCTCGGACCAGGTGTCGCTGGTCACGCAGTATCCCTTCTCGGTCACCAACCGGTTGGAGTTCGGCGTAGGCTACTCGCGGCTAGCGTACGACTTCGAGGTGCGAGAAATAGGCGCCGCGGGGAGCACGATCATCTTCGACCGTACCCGGTCCGTCGAGCCCGAGGAGATCGGGCTGGAGAGCTTCCCGACCGCCCTGAACACGGTGGAGGCGTCCGCCGCGTACGTGGGCGACTACTCGTTCTTCGGGTTCACCTCGCCCATCCGCGGCGGGCGGTATCGCATAGAGGCCGGCGCGACCACGGGCGACGTGTCGTTCGCGACCGGGCTGATCGACTACCGGCGCTACTTCTTCGACAACCCCGTCACCTTCGCCGTGCGAGGCCTGACCTTCGGACGCTACGGAGGCGACGCCAACAGCAGCCAGCTCCAGTCGCTCAACGTGGGCACGGAGACGCTCGTGCGAGGGTACGCGGTCGAGAGCTTCGACCCGGATCTGGAGTGCACGGATACCGCGGTGTCGTTCTGTGAGGAGTTCGACGCGCTTCACGGCAGCAAGATCGTGGTGGGGAACGTAGAGGCGCGGCTCGCTTTGTTCGGCGTGGAGCAACTCGGCCTCATCGCCGCCTCGTTCCTGCCCACGGAATTGTTCCTGTTCGCCGACGGCGGGTACGCGTGGACCGGTGACCTGTCTCCGGACGTCGACGATCCGCTCAACGACAATCCGTTCTTCCGCAACCTGGTCGACGTCGACCGGGAGCCGGTCTTCAGCATCGGCGCGGGCACCCGCGTGAACCTGTTCGGCTTCTTCATCGGCGAGGTCTACTACGCGCTGCCGTTCCAGCGCCCCGAGAAGGGCGGCCACTTCGGCTTCGTGCTGTCGCCGGGCTGGTAG
- the ruvC gene encoding crossover junction endodeoxyribonuclease RuvC: MLGVDPGTAVTGYGVVTRESGGAVSLVECGVIRTDRRLPLPQRLRDIFEGIDGIIERHAPDAFAVEGVFYARNVRTTITLGQARGVLLLAAARRDLAVHEYSPAEVKNAIVGTGRATKEQVQFMVQRLLRLRSAPSPADAADGVAVALAHCYALVTA; encoded by the coding sequence GTGCTCGGGGTCGACCCAGGAACCGCGGTTACCGGTTACGGTGTCGTCACCCGTGAGAGTGGCGGCGCCGTGTCGCTGGTGGAGTGCGGAGTCATCAGGACCGATCGACGCTTGCCGCTGCCCCAGCGCTTGCGCGATATCTTCGAGGGAATCGACGGCATCATCGAGCGGCACGCGCCGGACGCGTTCGCCGTGGAGGGCGTTTTCTACGCCCGCAACGTGCGCACGACGATTACCCTCGGTCAGGCGCGCGGCGTGCTGCTGCTGGCCGCGGCGCGCCGGGACCTGGCCGTTCACGAGTACTCTCCCGCGGAAGTGAAGAACGCGATCGTGGGCACCGGACGGGCGACCAAGGAGCAGGTCCAGTTCATGGTGCAGCGCCTGCTGCGTTTGCGCTCGGCGCCGAGCCCGGCGGACGCCGCGGACGGCGTGGCGGTGGCGCTCGCCCACTGCTACGCGCTGGTGACAGCGTGA
- the ruvA gene encoding Holliday junction branch migration protein RuvA, producing MISRIRGILLTRELDRAEILTASGVVYEIHIPLTVFERLPPTGAEVELRTCQVVREDSLTLVGFTDETGRKVFNRLIGVTGVGPKLALTAMSSLSPDRLAAAIAGREVDVLRRIQGIGKKTAQRIVLELADKVEDLAVVAASPASVKNSEQAVGALVALGYAAVDAGGAVRKALDEKPELEGAELIKAALTQVGSGG from the coding sequence GTGATCAGCCGCATCCGGGGTATCCTCCTGACCCGCGAGCTGGATCGGGCCGAGATCCTGACCGCGTCCGGCGTGGTCTACGAGATCCACATACCGCTCACGGTGTTCGAGCGGCTTCCGCCCACGGGCGCCGAGGTGGAGCTGCGCACCTGCCAGGTGGTCCGCGAGGATTCCCTGACGCTGGTCGGGTTCACCGATGAGACCGGTCGGAAGGTGTTCAACAGGCTCATCGGCGTGACCGGCGTGGGCCCCAAGCTGGCGCTCACGGCGATGTCGTCGCTGTCCCCGGACCGACTCGCGGCGGCCATCGCCGGACGCGAGGTCGACGTCCTGCGTCGGATCCAGGGGATCGGTAAGAAGACCGCCCAGCGGATCGTGCTGGAGCTCGCGGACAAGGTCGAGGACCTCGCGGTCGTGGCCGCCTCACCCGCCTCGGTGAAGAACTCCGAGCAAGCCGTCGGCGCGCTCGTGGCCCTGGGCTACGCCGCGGTGGACGCGGGCGGGGCGGTGCGGAAGGCGTTGGACGAGAAGCCGGAGCTCGAGGGCGCCGAGCTCATCAAGGCGGCGCTCACGCAGGTGGGAAGCGGGGGCTAG
- a CDS encoding GreA/GreB family elongation factor has translation MLDEIRDKIEGEIAKLTTELTRELPEIIRRAVELGDLRENADYKSALERQQFVQARIGHLSARMHELSRIDVAAVPSDRVGFGSRLKVEDLEFGDVDEYLITAGDFIDLEAGHISMASPLGRAFLGCSAGDEVAAELPVGIRRYRILELVTLHQIVD, from the coding sequence ATGCTCGACGAAATTCGCGACAAGATCGAAGGCGAAATCGCCAAGCTCACCACGGAACTCACCAGGGAGCTTCCGGAGATCATCCGCCGCGCCGTGGAGCTGGGTGACCTGCGGGAGAACGCGGACTACAAGTCCGCCCTGGAGCGCCAGCAGTTCGTGCAGGCCCGCATCGGACACCTGTCGGCGCGGATGCACGAGTTGTCGCGCATCGACGTGGCTGCGGTCCCCTCCGACCGGGTCGGCTTCGGCTCGCGGCTCAAGGTGGAGGACCTGGAGTTCGGCGACGTCGACGAATACCTGATAACCGCGGGCGACTTCATCGACCTGGAGGCGGGGCACATCTCCATGGCGTCGCCCCTGGGTCGGGCGTTCCTCGGGTGCTCGGCGGGCGATGAGGTGGCGGCGGAGCTACCGGTCGGGATTCGGCGGTACCGGATCCTGGAGTTGGTGACCCTGCACCAGATAGTCGACTAG